Proteins encoded together in one Pseudomonas arsenicoxydans window:
- the sutA gene encoding transcriptional regulator SutA has translation MSDDDLENDDLEVGDDDETEEGLEAAAEDVAEDDGGDTPVPTAKGKAKAAVSVDELPSVEAKNKERDALAKAMEEFLARGGKVQEVEANVVADPPKKPDNKYGSRPI, from the coding sequence ATGAGCGACGATGATCTGGAAAACGACGACCTCGAAGTAGGCGACGACGACGAAACCGAAGAAGGTCTGGAAGCAGCGGCCGAAGACGTCGCTGAAGACGACGGCGGTGATACGCCCGTTCCGACCGCCAAAGGCAAAGCCAAGGCTGCGGTATCGGTTGATGAGCTGCCGAGTGTTGAAGCCAAGAACAAGGAACGCGACGCCCTGGCCAAGGCCATGGAAGAGTTTCTGGCGCGGGGCGGCAAGGTGCAGGAAGTGGAGGCCAATGTGGTCGCCGATCCTCCCAAGAAGCCTGACAACAAGTACGGCAGCCGGCCTATCTAA
- a CDS encoding HAD family hydrolase, translated as MTIQLITFDLDDTLWDTAPVIVSAEAVLREWLTEHAPNLGAVPVEHLWTIRERILGSEPGLKHRISALRRRVLFHALEEAGYDHDQASDLADKSFEVFLHARHQIDVFPDVEPTLGMLAKHYALGVVTNGNADVRRLGLADYFKFALCAEDIGIAKPDARLFHEALQRGGATPETAVHIGDHPGDDIAGAQQAGLRAIWFNPAGKAWEAEKAPDAEIRSLTELPALLALWNSASA; from the coding sequence ATGACCATCCAATTGATCACCTTCGACCTCGACGACACCTTGTGGGACACCGCCCCGGTGATCGTCAGCGCCGAAGCCGTACTGCGTGAATGGCTGACCGAGCACGCACCCAATCTGGGCGCGGTGCCGGTGGAACATTTGTGGACGATTCGCGAGCGCATCCTGGGGAGCGAACCGGGCCTCAAACACCGCATCAGCGCGCTACGCCGCCGGGTGCTGTTCCATGCGCTGGAAGAAGCCGGCTACGACCATGATCAGGCTTCTGATCTGGCCGACAAAAGTTTTGAAGTGTTTCTGCACGCACGGCATCAGATCGATGTGTTCCCTGACGTCGAGCCGACGCTGGGCATGCTGGCCAAGCACTACGCCCTCGGCGTGGTCACCAACGGCAACGCCGATGTGCGCCGGCTGGGGCTGGCGGATTACTTCAAGTTTGCGTTGTGTGCCGAAGACATCGGCATCGCCAAACCCGATGCGCGATTGTTTCACGAGGCGTTGCAGCGTGGTGGGGCGACGCCGGAGACGGCGGTGCATATCGGTGATCATCCTGGAGATGACATCGCCGGAGCACAGCAGGCGGGATTGCGGGCGATATGGTTCAACCCGGCGGGCAAGGCTTGGGAAGCCGAGAAGGCACCGGATGCCGAGATTCGCAGCTTGACCGAGTTGCCGGCGTTGTTGGCCCTCTGGAACTCCGCCTCGGCCTGA
- the xerC gene encoding tyrosine recombinase XerC, with protein MERQLDAYCEHLRSERQVSPHTLYAYRRDLDKVLGWCVKQNISSWAALDIQRLRSLIARLHSQGQSSRSLARLLSAVRGLYHYLNREGLCDHDPANGLAPPKGERRLPKTLDTDRALQLLEGAVEDDFLARRDQAILELFYSSGLRLSELTGLNLDQLDLADGMVQVLGKGSKTRLLPVGKKAREALELWLPLRAMTNPADDAVFVSQQGRRLGPRAIQVRVKAAGERELGQNLHPHMLRHSFASHLLESSQDLRAVQELLGHSDIKTTQIYTHLDFQHLATVYDSAHPRAKRIKGDDS; from the coding sequence GTGGAACGGCAACTGGACGCTTACTGCGAACACCTGCGCAGTGAGCGCCAGGTGTCGCCCCACACGCTGTACGCCTACCGCCGCGATCTCGACAAAGTGCTCGGCTGGTGCGTCAAACAGAACATCAGCAGTTGGGCCGCCCTGGACATTCAACGCTTGCGCAGCCTGATCGCGCGCCTGCATTCACAGGGTCAATCGTCCCGCAGCCTGGCGCGCCTGCTCTCGGCAGTGCGCGGGCTCTATCACTATCTGAACCGCGAAGGCCTGTGCGATCACGACCCGGCCAACGGCCTGGCACCGCCCAAGGGCGAACGCCGGCTGCCGAAAACCCTCGATACCGACCGCGCGCTGCAACTGCTCGAAGGCGCGGTGGAAGATGACTTCCTCGCGCGTCGGGATCAGGCCATTCTGGAGCTGTTCTATTCTTCGGGTTTGCGGCTTTCGGAACTGACCGGACTCAATCTGGATCAGCTGGATCTGGCCGACGGCATGGTTCAAGTGCTCGGCAAGGGCAGCAAGACCCGACTGCTTCCGGTGGGCAAAAAGGCTCGCGAAGCGCTGGAACTGTGGCTGCCATTGCGGGCCATGACCAACCCGGCGGACGACGCGGTGTTTGTCAGCCAGCAAGGCCGGCGCCTCGGGCCACGGGCCATTCAGGTAAGGGTCAAGGCAGCCGGCGAACGCGAACTGGGACAGAACCTGCACCCGCACATGCTGCGCCACTCCTTCGCCAGCCACTTGCTGGAGTCCTCCCAGGACCTGCGAGCCGTGCAGGAACTGCTTGGCCACTCGGACATCAAGACCACCCAGATCTATACCCACCTGGACTTCCAGCACCTGGCAACGGTCTACGACAGCGCCCATCCACGGGCCAAACGCATTAAGGGCGATGATTCATGA
- a CDS encoding DUF484 family protein — MKDKPQVPALQPDESPSESLEAAAIAAYLEAHPDFFVEHEELLPALRIPHQRGDTVSLVERQMKILRDRNIELRHRLSHLMDVARDNDRLFDKTRRLILALMDANSLEDVVISVEDSLRQDFQVPFVSLILLGDNPMPVGRWVTHAEAQTAIGGLLSEDKSVSGSLRDHELDFLFGEEQRKQIGSTAVVAISYQGIHGVLAIASRDPQHYKSSVGTLFLSYIAEVMGRVLPRVNSSLRSVR; from the coding sequence ATGAAAGATAAGCCCCAGGTTCCCGCCCTACAGCCCGACGAATCCCCTTCCGAAAGCCTTGAGGCGGCGGCAATTGCCGCGTACCTGGAGGCTCATCCGGATTTTTTCGTCGAGCACGAAGAACTGCTCCCGGCCTTGCGCATTCCGCACCAGCGTGGCGATACCGTCTCGCTGGTCGAGCGACAGATGAAGATCCTGCGCGATCGCAACATCGAGTTGCGTCATCGCCTCTCGCACTTGATGGACGTGGCTCGCGACAACGACCGCCTGTTCGACAAGACCCGCCGCTTGATTCTCGCACTGATGGACGCCAACAGCCTGGAAGACGTGGTGATCAGCGTCGAAGACAGCCTGCGCCAGGACTTCCAGGTGCCCTTCGTCAGCCTGATCCTGCTGGGTGACAATCCGATGCCGGTCGGTCGTTGGGTTACTCATGCCGAAGCACAAACGGCCATCGGCGGTCTGCTCTCGGAAGACAAAAGCGTCAGCGGCAGCCTGCGCGATCACGAACTGGACTTCCTGTTCGGCGAAGAACAGCGCAAGCAGATCGGCTCGACCGCCGTCGTCGCTATCAGCTATCAAGGCATCCACGGCGTCCTGGCCATCGCCAGTCGCGATCCGCAACACTATAAAAGCTCGGTCGGCACGCTGTTCCTGAGCTACATCGCCGAAGTCATGGGCCGGGTGCTGCCACGGGTCAACAGCTCCCTGCGCTCGGTACGCTGA
- the dapF gene encoding diaminopimelate epimerase: MLLRFTKMHGLGNDFMVLDLVSQHAHILPKHAKQWGDRHTGIGFDQLLIVEAPSNPDVDFRYRIFNSDGSEVEQCGNGARCFARFVLDKRLTAKRQIRVETKSGIIELDIRSDGQIGVNMGAPRLVPAEIPFDAPEQALSYKLDVDGTAVELAAVSMGNPHAVLRVSDINNAPVHELGPKIEHHPRFPARVNVGFLQVIDRNRAQLRVWERGAGETQACGTGACAAAVAAISQGWMDSPLLIDLPGGRLSIEWAGPGQPVMMTGPAVRVYEGQVRL; this comes from the coding sequence ATGCTGCTGCGTTTTACCAAGATGCACGGCCTGGGCAACGACTTCATGGTCCTCGACCTGGTCAGCCAGCACGCGCACATCCTGCCCAAACACGCCAAGCAATGGGGCGATCGGCATACCGGTATCGGTTTTGACCAGTTGCTGATCGTCGAAGCGCCGAGCAACCCGGACGTTGATTTCCGTTACCGGATCTTCAACTCCGACGGCTCCGAAGTGGAACAGTGCGGCAACGGTGCGCGCTGTTTTGCCCGCTTTGTGCTCGACAAGCGCCTGACCGCCAAGCGGCAGATTCGCGTCGAGACCAAAAGCGGCATCATCGAGCTGGATATCCGCAGCGACGGCCAGATCGGTGTCAACATGGGGGCGCCACGCCTGGTGCCGGCCGAGATTCCATTCGACGCGCCAGAACAGGCGCTGAGCTATAAACTCGACGTCGATGGCACCGCGGTTGAACTGGCCGCCGTGTCCATGGGCAACCCCCATGCCGTGCTACGGGTCAGCGACATCAACAACGCACCGGTGCATGAACTGGGGCCGAAAATCGAACACCACCCGCGCTTCCCGGCGCGGGTCAATGTCGGTTTTCTCCAGGTCATCGACCGGAACCGCGCGCAGTTGCGCGTCTGGGAACGTGGCGCCGGGGAAACCCAGGCCTGCGGCACCGGCGCCTGCGCAGCTGCAGTGGCTGCGATCAGCCAGGGGTGGATGGATTCGCCGCTATTGATCGACCTGCCCGGCGGGCGCCTGTCCATTGAATGGGCAGGCCCAGGCCAACCGGTCATGATGACCGGCCCGGCAGTGCGCGTTTATGAAGGACAAGTGCGTCTTTGA
- the lysA gene encoding diaminopimelate decarboxylase: MDAFNYRDGELFAEGVALSAIAERFGTPTYVYSRAHIEAQYLAFADALVGMPHLVCFAVKANSNLGVLNVLARLGAGFDIVSRGELERVLAAGGSPDKIVFSGVGKTRDDMRRALEVGVHCFNVESTDELERLQVVAAELGVRAPISLRVNPDVDAGTHPYISTGLKENKFGIAIADAEDVYIRAAQLPNLEVVGVDCHIGSQLTTLPPFIDALDRLLGLVDRLGDCGIYLRHIDLGGGLGVRYRDEEPPLAADYIKAVRERLDGRDLALVFEPGRFIVANAGVLLTQVEYLKHTEHKDFAIVDAAMNDLIRPALYQAWMDVTAVRPRTTAARAYDIVGPICETGDFLAKDRELALEEGDLLAVHSAGAYGFVMSSNYNTRGRAAEVLVDGDQAIEVRRRETVAELFAGESLLPE, encoded by the coding sequence ATGGACGCTTTTAACTACCGTGACGGTGAGCTGTTCGCGGAAGGTGTTGCCCTGTCGGCCATCGCCGAGCGCTTTGGTACACCGACTTATGTCTACTCCCGTGCCCACATCGAAGCCCAGTACCTGGCGTTCGCCGATGCGCTGGTCGGCATGCCGCACCTCGTCTGCTTCGCGGTCAAGGCCAACTCCAACCTGGGTGTACTGAATGTCCTGGCGCGATTGGGCGCCGGTTTCGACATCGTCTCCCGTGGTGAGCTGGAACGCGTCCTGGCCGCTGGTGGCAGCCCCGACAAGATCGTGTTCTCCGGCGTCGGCAAGACCCGCGACGACATGCGTCGCGCCCTGGAAGTCGGCGTGCATTGCTTCAACGTCGAATCCACCGACGAGCTGGAACGCCTGCAAGTTGTCGCCGCCGAGCTGGGTGTTCGCGCGCCGATCTCGCTGCGTGTAAACCCGGACGTCGATGCCGGCACCCACCCGTACATTTCCACCGGTCTCAAAGAGAACAAGTTCGGCATCGCCATCGCCGACGCCGAAGACGTGTACATCCGCGCCGCGCAGCTGCCGAACCTGGAAGTAGTCGGTGTCGATTGCCACATCGGCTCGCAACTGACCACCCTGCCTCCGTTCATCGATGCCCTCGACCGCCTGCTGGGCCTGGTCGATCGCCTCGGCGATTGCGGCATTTACCTGCGCCACATCGATCTCGGTGGCGGCTTGGGCGTGCGCTATCGCGATGAAGAGCCGCCGCTGGCTGCCGACTACATCAAAGCCGTGCGCGAGCGTCTCGACGGTCGTGACCTGGCACTGGTGTTCGAGCCGGGCCGCTTTATCGTCGCCAACGCCGGCGTGCTGCTGACTCAGGTCGAGTACCTCAAGCACACCGAACACAAAGACTTCGCCATCGTCGATGCGGCCATGAACGACCTGATCCGCCCGGCGCTGTACCAGGCCTGGATGGACGTCACCGCCGTGCGCCCGCGCACTACTGCCGCGCGCGCCTATGACATCGTCGGCCCGATCTGCGAGACCGGCGACTTCCTGGCCAAGGACCGTGAACTGGCCCTGGAAGAAGGCGACCTGCTGGCCGTGCATTCGGCCGGCGCCTATGGGTTTGTCATGAGTTCCAACTACAACACCCGTGGCCGCGCCGCTGAAGTGTTGGTGGACGGTGATCAGGCAATCGAAGTGCGTCGCCGTGAGACGGTAGCCGAGTTGTTTGCTGGCGAAAGCCTGCTGCCGGAGTAA
- the lptM gene encoding LPS translocon maturation chaperone LptM → MKRLISSLAALVAVACLVSACGQKGPLYLPDDSQDPAEQAQSSQKSPSKAHKHDVYQ, encoded by the coding sequence ATGAAGCGCCTGATCTCTTCCCTTGCTGCGCTCGTCGCGGTTGCTTGCCTTGTGTCGGCCTGCGGTCAAAAAGGCCCGCTGTACCTGCCTGACGATTCCCAGGATCCAGCCGAGCAAGCCCAATCCTCGCAAAAGAGCCCGTCGAAAGCACACAAGCACGACGTCTACCAATAA
- the cyaY gene encoding iron donor protein CyaY, whose translation MSLTEARFHDLVDTTQQMLEDIFDESDLDIDLESSAGVLTVKFENGSQLIFSRQEPLRQLWLAAVSGGFHFDYDEESERWMCDKSEEQLGEMLERIVKQQADVELDFEGL comes from the coding sequence ATGAGTTTGACCGAAGCCCGTTTCCACGATCTGGTCGATACCACCCAGCAAATGCTGGAAGATATTTTCGACGAGAGTGATCTGGATATCGATCTGGAGAGCTCGGCCGGTGTGCTCACCGTCAAGTTCGAAAATGGCAGTCAGTTGATCTTCAGCCGCCAGGAGCCGTTGCGCCAGCTGTGGCTTGCGGCGGTATCCGGTGGCTTCCACTTCGACTATGACGAAGAGAGCGAGCGCTGGATGTGCGACAAGAGCGAAGAGCAACTGGGCGAGATGCTCGAGCGCATCGTCAAGCAGCAGGCTGATGTCGAACTCGATTTCGAAGGTCTGTGA
- a CDS encoding DUF1289 domain-containing protein yields MTQPVRPPKPLYSNVSPAVPSPCSGVCRLDEQKVCLGCFRHVEDIREWRSADDDRRRVICAQAVQRKSCA; encoded by the coding sequence GTGACCCAGCCCGTTCGTCCACCCAAGCCGCTTTACAGCAATGTCAGCCCGGCAGTGCCTTCGCCGTGCAGCGGCGTCTGTCGGCTGGACGAGCAAAAGGTCTGCCTCGGATGTTTTCGCCATGTCGAAGACATCCGCGAATGGCGCTCGGCGGATGACGATCGCCGGAGAGTGATCTGCGCTCAGGCGGTCCAGCGCAAATCCTGCGCCTGA
- the rnk gene encoding nucleoside diphosphate kinase regulator, whose product MTVPSITLTRLDVQRLERLIDSLDDTLPGVIALQTELDRADTLVGHDEVPADVVTMNSRVHCREEISGKDYHLTLVYPKDANADEGKISILAPVGSALLGLKVGQHIDWPAPGGKTLKLTLLEVESQPANGGHFPE is encoded by the coding sequence ATGACCGTACCTTCCATCACCCTTACTCGTCTGGACGTACAACGTCTGGAGCGCCTGATCGACAGCCTGGATGACACGCTGCCGGGCGTTATCGCGCTGCAAACCGAACTGGATCGCGCCGATACGCTGGTCGGTCACGATGAAGTGCCCGCCGATGTCGTGACCATGAATTCACGTGTGCATTGCCGTGAAGAAATCAGCGGCAAGGACTATCACCTGACGCTGGTTTATCCCAAGGATGCCAACGCCGATGAAGGCAAGATTTCCATTCTGGCGCCGGTGGGCAGCGCGCTGCTGGGTCTCAAGGTCGGGCAACACATCGACTGGCCGGCACCGGGGGGAAAAACCCTGAAACTGACCCTGCTGGAAGTCGAATCACAGCCTGCCAATGGCGGCCACTTCCCGGAATGA
- a CDS encoding class I adenylate cyclase, whose amino-acid sequence MTRTHEIRPDLDEGIDRKVLSQLRARFLKLNEGRMARAMEGLSTRQQTVLTLLPLFFHVNHPLLPGYVSGSTPAGLANFEPDANALAEAQRLTRSFSYKPRHGSNPPRPIHGLFLMGSLGTLAQADQSDMDVWVCHAPDLSENELGELRKKCQLLEVWAASQGAEAHFFLIDPTRFVLGERDTQLSSEDCGTTQHYLLLDEFYRTAIWLAGRTPIWWLVPVYEEAAYDRYTHTLLSKRFIRADESLDLGHLAYIPPGEFIGAGLWQLFKGIESPYKSVLKLLLTEVYASEHPKVHCLSLRFKQAVFANQLDLDELDPYIVVYRRIEEYLTARGEPERLELVRRALYLKVNRKLTGSSRTQSWQRSLLERLAHEWNWDQRQLALLDSRSQWKVRQVSAERRALVNELNYSYRFLTQFARNEQTVSLINKRDLNVLGRRLYAAFERKADKVEFINPGIAPDLAEDTLTLVQAPNKKEPGNVQWGLYNGSLAAHEWEHFAPIKRSRQLLELLTWCHRNGVIDSSTRLALHPGTSDLSEFELFNLLGSLQQTIALPLVTVAEEPLLRASVPSEVLILVNVGVDPLKHHRDLNILMTTERTDSLSYAGVRENLVLTLDQVTLNSWNEVLVSRYDGPHALLDCLRDYLNNLPGGAQQPKLRVRCFCHNRAQFIARRVEEVLDTAQNLLLSNLNHRYLIQVQQHYHVLELVPGQVNHVALATLPALLDYLGEELASYSPLQLDPKALEDHDLALLLPMGQPECIQVFYRVYEQQADVYVLDEFNALWQQRLPYHDEQSLLVPLQRFLQSIQYRRDALLPMNSTQPLSLDTLYYQLLPSGPGRARRVEARPAPQTPVDKPFYDVQAIVGKAAPGQVQVTLYCNQREFSELEYGDQLFSVVAQEIVEQRREIERYRCYITDLDLSGLIGDGHGSSNLYLRYKADLERALNEALEQV is encoded by the coding sequence ATGACCCGCACCCATGAAATCCGACCCGATCTGGACGAGGGAATCGACCGCAAGGTTCTCAGTCAACTGCGCGCGCGATTTCTGAAACTCAACGAAGGCCGCATGGCCCGCGCCATGGAAGGGCTGTCGACGCGCCAACAAACCGTGCTGACGCTGCTGCCACTGTTTTTCCACGTCAATCATCCGCTGTTGCCAGGTTACGTGTCGGGCAGCACGCCGGCGGGGCTGGCGAATTTCGAACCTGACGCCAACGCCCTCGCTGAAGCCCAACGCCTGACCCGATCGTTTTCCTATAAGCCGCGCCACGGCAGCAATCCGCCGCGACCGATTCACGGCCTGTTCCTGATGGGCAGCCTGGGCACCCTGGCCCAGGCCGATCAGAGCGACATGGATGTGTGGGTCTGTCACGCGCCGGACCTGAGCGAAAATGAACTCGGTGAGCTGCGTAAAAAATGTCAGTTGCTTGAAGTCTGGGCCGCCAGCCAAGGCGCCGAGGCGCATTTCTTTCTGATCGACCCGACGCGCTTCGTGCTCGGCGAGCGCGACACGCAGCTGAGTTCGGAAGATTGCGGCACCACTCAGCACTACCTGTTGCTGGACGAGTTCTACCGCACCGCCATCTGGCTGGCTGGACGCACGCCCATCTGGTGGCTGGTGCCGGTCTACGAAGAAGCGGCCTACGACCGTTACACTCATACGCTGCTGTCCAAGCGTTTCATCCGGGCTGATGAGTCACTGGATCTGGGCCATCTAGCCTACATCCCGCCTGGCGAGTTCATTGGCGCCGGGCTCTGGCAGTTGTTCAAGGGCATCGAGTCGCCGTACAAGTCGGTGCTCAAGCTGTTACTGACCGAGGTCTACGCCAGCGAACATCCGAAAGTGCATTGCCTGAGCCTGCGCTTCAAGCAAGCGGTGTTCGCCAACCAGCTGGACCTCGATGAGCTCGATCCCTACATCGTGGTTTATCGGCGCATCGAGGAATACCTCACGGCCCGTGGCGAGCCTGAACGGCTTGAACTGGTGCGCCGCGCGCTGTACCTGAAGGTCAACCGCAAGCTCACCGGCAGCAGTCGCACCCAGAGTTGGCAGCGTTCACTGCTTGAGCGCCTGGCTCATGAATGGAATTGGGATCAGCGGCAACTGGCGCTGCTCGACAGCCGCAGCCAATGGAAGGTCCGCCAGGTCAGCGCAGAGCGCCGGGCCCTGGTCAACGAGCTGAACTACAGCTACCGCTTCCTGACCCAGTTCGCCCGCAACGAACAAACCGTCAGCCTGATCAACAAACGCGACCTCAATGTGCTGGGGCGGCGGCTGTACGCGGCTTTTGAGCGCAAAGCGGACAAAGTGGAGTTCATTAACCCTGGCATCGCCCCGGATCTGGCCGAAGACACCCTGACGCTGGTTCAGGCACCCAACAAGAAAGAGCCGGGGAATGTTCAGTGGGGTTTGTACAACGGCAGCCTGGCCGCCCACGAGTGGGAACATTTCGCGCCGATCAAGCGCAGCCGCCAATTGCTGGAGTTGCTGACCTGGTGCCATCGTAACGGTGTGATCGACAGCAGCACCCGTCTCGCCTTGCACCCCGGCACCAGCGACTTGAGCGAATTTGAACTGTTCAACCTGCTCGGCAGCCTGCAACAGACCATCGCCCTGCCCTTGGTAACGGTTGCCGAAGAGCCGTTGCTGCGCGCCAGCGTGCCGAGCGAAGTGCTGATTCTGGTGAACGTCGGCGTCGATCCGCTCAAGCATCACCGCGACCTGAACATCCTGATGACCACCGAGCGCACCGACTCCTTGAGTTACGCCGGGGTCCGCGAGAATCTGGTGCTGACCCTGGACCAGGTCACGCTTAATAGCTGGAACGAAGTGCTGGTCAGCCGCTATGACGGGCCTCATGCGCTGCTCGACTGCCTGCGCGACTACCTCAACAACCTCCCTGGCGGAGCACAACAACCCAAGTTGCGGGTTCGCTGCTTTTGCCACAACCGCGCGCAATTCATCGCACGCCGGGTCGAAGAGGTCCTCGACACCGCGCAGAACCTGCTGTTGAGCAACCTCAATCATCGCTACCTGATTCAGGTCCAGCAGCATTACCACGTGCTGGAACTGGTGCCCGGCCAGGTCAATCACGTCGCCCTCGCCACGCTGCCAGCGCTGCTGGATTACCTCGGCGAAGAACTGGCGAGCTACAGCCCGCTGCAACTGGACCCGAAGGCGCTGGAGGATCACGACCTGGCGTTGCTTCTGCCCATGGGCCAGCCCGAGTGCATTCAGGTGTTCTACCGCGTCTATGAACAGCAGGCCGATGTCTATGTTCTGGACGAGTTCAATGCCTTGTGGCAACAGCGTTTGCCCTATCACGACGAACAAAGCCTGCTGGTGCCGCTGCAACGGTTCCTGCAATCGATTCAGTACCGACGCGACGCGCTGCTACCCATGAACAGCACCCAGCCCCTGAGCCTGGACACGCTGTACTACCAGCTATTGCCGTCAGGGCCAGGACGGGCGCGCCGGGTCGAGGCCCGGCCCGCGCCGCAAACCCCGGTCGACAAACCGTTCTACGACGTACAGGCAATCGTCGGCAAAGCTGCACCGGGGCAGGTGCAGGTCACGTTGTATTGCAATCAGCGGGAGTTTTCGGAGCTTGAATATGGCGACCAACTGTTCAGCGTGGTCGCCCAGGAAATCGTTGAGCAGCGCCGTGAAATCGAGCGCTATCGCTGCTACATCACCGACTTGGACCTGTCGGGCCTGATCGGTGATGGACATGGCTCAAGCAATTTGTATCTGCGCTACAAAGCTGACCTGGAGCGCGCACTGAACGAGGCGCTCGAGCAGGTCTGA
- a CDS encoding TIGR02647 family protein, whose translation MSLTPELVAELEVLALFNLDSSQEGLKIHQTAAPKHIAAAKRLFEKDLIDQPDGGYLTSLGRDAAQNVQTVLTILSVQETA comes from the coding sequence ATGTCGCTTACCCCTGAGTTGGTTGCCGAACTGGAAGTCCTCGCACTCTTCAACCTGGACAGTTCCCAGGAAGGTTTGAAAATTCATCAGACCGCTGCCCCGAAACACATCGCCGCCGCCAAACGCCTTTTCGAAAAAGACCTGATCGACCAGCCTGATGGCGGTTATCTGACCAGTCTGGGTCGTGACGCCGCGCAAAATGTACAAACCGTTCTGACGATTCTGAGCGTCCAGGAAACAGCCTGA
- a CDS encoding glutathione S-transferase family protein, producing the protein MLKLYGFSVSNYYNMVKLALLEKGLPFEEVPFYAGNSPEALAISPRGKVPVLGVEQGFINETAVILEYIEQSQAGTPLLPSDPFERAQVLAMAKEIELYIELPARACYPQAFFGMQVPDAIKDKTKAELLLGFASLGRHGKFAPYVAGEHLSLADLYFLYSVPLACAVAQKLFDIDLLADMPGAKALLERLEQNPNVKRIAADKEAAMPAFMAMVSSKK; encoded by the coding sequence ATGCTCAAGCTTTATGGTTTTTCCGTCAGTAACTACTACAACATGGTGAAACTGGCGCTGCTGGAGAAGGGACTGCCGTTTGAAGAGGTGCCTTTTTATGCGGGCAACAGCCCCGAGGCACTGGCCATCAGCCCGCGCGGCAAAGTGCCGGTGCTGGGCGTCGAACAAGGTTTTATCAACGAAACAGCCGTGATTCTTGAGTACATCGAGCAAAGCCAGGCCGGCACGCCACTATTACCGAGCGATCCGTTCGAGCGTGCGCAAGTGTTGGCAATGGCCAAGGAAATCGAGCTGTACATCGAGTTGCCTGCTCGCGCTTGTTATCCCCAGGCATTTTTCGGCATGCAGGTGCCGGACGCGATCAAGGACAAGACCAAGGCTGAGCTGTTGCTGGGGTTTGCGTCCTTGGGCAGGCACGGCAAATTCGCCCCTTATGTGGCGGGTGAGCATCTGAGCCTTGCCGATTTGTATTTCCTGTACAGCGTGCCGTTGGCCTGTGCTGTGGCGCAGAAACTGTTCGATATCGATCTGCTGGCCGATATGCCAGGGGCCAAGGCGCTGCTGGAGCGTCTGGAGCAGAATCCGAATGTGAAGAGAATTGCAGCGGACAAGGAAGCGGCGATGCCAGCGTTTATGGCGATGGTCTCGTCCAAGAAGTGA